From a single Rutidosis leptorrhynchoides isolate AG116_Rl617_1_P2 chromosome 5, CSIRO_AGI_Rlap_v1, whole genome shotgun sequence genomic region:
- the LOC139850080 gene encoding AT-hook motif nuclear-localized protein 23-like, with product MAGLDLGTASRYIHQQHHHQQQQQLHLSDLQLHSSQPDPNQNNHHLFSDHNNNHHQDDDGGQDLVSPNSGGGGGGGDIVGRRPRGRPAGSKNKPKPPVIITRESANTLRAHILEIGNGCDVFDCIATYARKRQRGICILSGSGIVTNVSLRQPSAAGSVVALHGRFEILSLSGSFLPPPAPPGATSLTIFLAGGQGQVVGGNVVGELTAAGPVIVIASSFTNVAYERLPLEDEEVEGGGGLHMQQPASQDGTGSGGGGGINSNNPFPDPSTGLPFFNLPLSMPPNVQLPVDHHYKNPADYPRTNNNNPF from the coding sequence ATGGCTGGTTTAGATTTAGGCACTGCTTCTCGTTACATTCATCAAcaacaccatcatcaacaacaacaacaacttcatctTTCTGACTTGCAACTACACAGCAGTCAACCTGATCCAAATCAAAACAATCACCATCTTTTTTCAGACCACAACAACAACCACCATCAAGATGATGATGGTGGTCAAGATTTAGTCTCACCCAACTCCGGCGGCGGCGGCGGTGGTGGTGATATAGTTGGCCGGCGACCTAGAGGCCGTCCAGCTGGATCTAAAAACAAACCTAAACCACCTGTTATTATCACTAGAGAAAGTGCTAATACTTTAAGAGCTCATATTTTGGAAATAGGTAATGGTTGTGATGTTTTTGATTGTATAGCAACTTATGCAAGAAAAAGACAAAGAGGTATTTGTATACTTTCTGGTAGTGGGATTGTGACAAATGTAAGTCTCCGGCAACCATCTGCCGCCGGCTCAGTGGTGGCCTTACATGGCCGGTTTGAGATCTTATCTCTTTCGGGTTCTTTTTtaccaccaccagcaccacccggaGCTACTAGTTTGACTATTTTTTTGGCCGGAGGTCAAGGGCAAGTGGTAGGTGGGAACGTGGTCGGAGAGTTGACCGCGGCTGGCCCAGTCATCGTTATCGCTTCGTCGTTCACTAACGTTGCTTACGAAAGACTTCCGCTAGAAGACGAAGAAGTGGAAGGAGGTGGTGGGCTCCACATGCAACAACCGGCTTCTCAAGACGGtactggtagtggtggtggtggtgggattAATAGTAATAACCCGTTTCCTGACCCGTCTACCGGGTTACCATTTTTTAACCTACCACTCAGTATGCCACCGAATGTTCAATTACCGGTGGATCATCACTACAAGAATCCAGCCGATTACCCAAGGACAAATAACAACAATCCATTTTGA